In Phreatobacter oligotrophus, one DNA window encodes the following:
- a CDS encoding NAD-glutamate dehydrogenase, with protein sequence MTNRAEDARGAAAIIEQAGIILRGTAPGVPPDYAADLFGRSDAEDLVAYESRDIASLAAESFSHFSRRTPGGSTIRIADPEPTSAASRLAAVTVVEVANENMPFLVDSVLGVLAEQGFQVRLVAHPILTVDREPDGALSAYRGLEPGEDHAARESLIHIHVDRIGDEARRTALETELQATLADVRICVADWKPMQQRVRAIIEDLKENPVLPVTEMAEGIQFLEWLVANNFTLLGVRDYSFVGGVADGQLEPDFVSGLGILRDDTVRILKRGTELVVMTPELREFLMQPVPLIITKANVKSRVHRRIHMDYVGVKRFDRQGQLVGEARIVGLFTSTAYTRSTKTIPYLRRKVDRVLTRAGFDPDGHSGKALVNVLESYPRDELFQIDDETLFHHAMAVMQLEDRPRVRVLPREDRFHRFVSVMVYVPRDRFDTTVRLAIGNHLAQVYDGRVSAFYPFFPDGPLTRVHFIIGRNEGETPRVDRVALETAVSRIVRTWSDGLGEAIALIHGPAKAGDLIARYREAFSAAYREAVTPEAAIGDIRILESLSDQRALAIDFYRPEGGERTEAGLKVFSRGRPIPLSERVPILEAMGFAVVDERTYEIAAGGAGAAPVWLHDMALARPGGQAIDLEALDEKLEAALMAVMRGDAESDGFNALTLEAGLAWRDVAVIRTLARVLRQIRAPFSQDYLWATLRKHATIAKGVVLMFHLRFDPRLGLSAAERDAKLTDLLGRFEESLAQVSSLDEDRILRAFINLIQAAVRTNFYQLGADGQVRPTIAVKFESKKIDNLPAPRPLYEIFVYSPRVEGVHMRFGKVARGGLRWSDRPQDFRTEVLGLVKAQQVKNAVIVPVGAKGGFVPKKLPPPSQRDAWLAEGTEAYRIFVRSLLQLTDNIDGAAIVPPADTVRHDGDDPYLVVAADKGTATFSDTANALSIEKGHWLGDAFASGGSQGYDHKKMGITARGAWEAVKRHFREMGTDIGTTPFTVVGVGDMSGDVFGNGMLLEKTIKLVAAFDHRDIFLDPSPDPAAAFAERQRLFDLPRSSWADYDKSLISAGGGVFPRSAKSIRLSPEVQAAIDLHKGEATPQEVMNAILKAPVDLLWFGGIGTYVRASSETDEQAGDRANDPIRITGADIRAKVVGEGANLGMTQKGRIEAGRRGVRLNTDAIDNSAGVNTSDVEVNIKIALTTPERDGRLSQEARNTLLAEMTDDVGRLVLRNNYLQTLALSLAQRRGLDDLGFQQRLMQTLEAQGKLDRAVEYLPDEMELAERRRRGEPLTRPELAVLLAYAKLDLYDDLLASSVPDDPYLARELVRYFPRPVQERFPDAIESHRLRREIIATGLSNSMINRGGPAFVTRLIDQTGADVATIASAFAAVRDAYGMTALNTELDGLDNRIPGSLQLELYAAIQDLLIDRVIWFIRNVDLTHGLADVVAHYRAGIEAVAASLDTALPGDAATVRNARTEELRAAGVPDPLAGVLASLDQLAAAPDIVAVADQTGRGVAEVAATTFAASALFRLDQMKAAARAITVTDYFDRLALDRALDSIADAERRIAADMVAGGASGTAAVEAWMGVHGGRAERIRTAVSDIAGSGLTVSKATVAASLLGDLVRG encoded by the coding sequence ATGACCAATCGGGCCGAGGATGCGCGGGGGGCCGCGGCCATCATCGAGCAGGCGGGCATCATCCTGCGGGGCACGGCGCCAGGCGTTCCACCCGATTACGCGGCCGACCTGTTTGGCCGCAGCGATGCCGAGGACCTCGTCGCCTACGAGTCCCGCGACATTGCCAGCCTCGCCGCCGAGAGCTTCTCGCATTTCTCCCGCCGCACCCCGGGCGGCTCGACCATCCGCATCGCCGATCCCGAGCCGACCTCGGCCGCCTCGCGCCTTGCCGCCGTCACGGTGGTCGAGGTGGCCAACGAGAACATGCCGTTCCTCGTCGATTCCGTCCTAGGCGTTCTGGCGGAACAGGGCTTCCAGGTCCGCCTCGTCGCCCATCCCATCCTCACCGTCGACCGCGAGCCCGACGGCGCGCTGTCAGCCTATCGCGGCCTCGAGCCGGGCGAGGACCATGCGGCCCGCGAGAGCCTCATCCACATTCATGTCGACCGGATCGGCGACGAGGCGCGGCGGACCGCGCTGGAAACCGAATTGCAGGCGACTCTCGCCGACGTGCGGATCTGCGTGGCCGACTGGAAGCCGATGCAGCAGCGCGTCCGCGCCATCATCGAGGACCTCAAGGAAAACCCGGTCCTGCCGGTCACGGAGATGGCGGAGGGCATCCAGTTCCTCGAATGGCTGGTCGCCAACAACTTCACCCTGCTGGGCGTGCGCGACTACAGCTTCGTCGGCGGCGTCGCCGACGGGCAGCTCGAGCCTGATTTCGTCTCCGGCCTCGGCATCCTGCGCGACGACACGGTGCGGATCCTCAAGCGCGGCACCGAGCTGGTGGTGATGACGCCGGAGCTGCGCGAGTTCCTGATGCAGCCGGTCCCGCTCATCATCACCAAGGCCAATGTGAAGTCCCGCGTCCACCGCCGGATCCACATGGACTATGTCGGCGTGAAGCGCTTCGACCGGCAGGGGCAGCTGGTGGGCGAGGCGCGCATCGTCGGCCTCTTCACCTCCACCGCCTATACCCGCTCGACCAAGACCATCCCCTATCTGCGCCGCAAGGTGGACCGGGTGCTGACCCGCGCCGGCTTCGATCCCGACGGCCATTCCGGCAAGGCGCTGGTCAACGTGCTGGAGAGCTATCCGCGCGACGAGCTGTTCCAGATCGACGACGAGACGCTGTTCCACCACGCCATGGCGGTGATGCAGCTCGAAGACCGGCCGCGGGTACGCGTGCTGCCGCGCGAGGATCGCTTCCACCGCTTCGTCTCGGTCATGGTCTATGTGCCGCGCGACCGCTTCGACACGACCGTACGCCTCGCCATCGGCAACCATCTGGCCCAGGTCTATGACGGCCGGGTCTCCGCCTTCTATCCCTTCTTCCCCGATGGTCCGCTGACCCGCGTCCACTTCATCATCGGCCGCAACGAGGGCGAGACGCCGCGCGTCGACCGCGTGGCGCTGGAGACGGCGGTCTCGCGCATCGTGCGGACCTGGAGCGACGGGCTGGGCGAGGCCATCGCCCTCATCCATGGCCCGGCCAAGGCCGGCGATCTCATCGCCCGCTACCGCGAGGCTTTCTCCGCCGCCTATCGCGAGGCGGTCACGCCGGAAGCCGCCATCGGCGACATCCGCATCCTCGAAAGCCTGTCGGACCAGCGCGCCCTCGCCATCGACTTCTACCGCCCGGAGGGTGGCGAGCGCACCGAGGCCGGCCTCAAGGTCTTCTCGCGCGGCCGCCCGATCCCCCTGTCGGAGCGCGTGCCGATCCTCGAGGCCATGGGCTTCGCGGTGGTGGACGAGCGCACCTACGAGATCGCCGCCGGTGGCGCCGGCGCGGCGCCGGTCTGGCTGCACGACATGGCGCTGGCGCGCCCCGGCGGCCAGGCCATCGACCTGGAGGCGCTCGACGAGAAGCTCGAGGCCGCACTGATGGCGGTGATGCGGGGCGATGCCGAAAGCGACGGCTTCAACGCCCTGACGCTGGAGGCGGGCCTTGCCTGGCGCGATGTGGCGGTCATCCGCACGCTCGCCCGCGTGCTCCGGCAGATCCGCGCGCCCTTCAGCCAGGACTATCTCTGGGCGACGCTGCGCAAGCACGCGACCATCGCCAAGGGCGTGGTGCTGATGTTCCACCTGCGCTTCGACCCGCGCCTTGGCCTCAGCGCCGCCGAGCGCGACGCCAAGCTGACCGACCTCCTCGGCCGTTTCGAGGAGAGCCTCGCCCAAGTCAGCTCGCTCGATGAGGACCGTATCCTCAGGGCCTTCATCAACCTCATCCAGGCGGCGGTGCGCACCAATTTCTACCAGCTCGGTGCGGACGGGCAGGTGCGCCCGACCATCGCGGTGAAGTTCGAGTCGAAGAAGATCGACAACCTGCCGGCGCCGCGGCCGCTCTACGAGATCTTCGTCTATTCGCCCCGCGTCGAGGGCGTGCACATGCGCTTCGGCAAGGTCGCCCGCGGTGGCCTGCGCTGGTCCGACCGGCCGCAGGATTTCCGCACCGAGGTGCTCGGCCTCGTCAAGGCGCAGCAGGTGAAGAACGCCGTCATCGTGCCGGTGGGCGCCAAGGGCGGCTTCGTGCCGAAGAAGCTGCCGCCGCCCTCCCAGCGCGATGCCTGGCTCGCGGAGGGCACGGAGGCCTACCGGATCTTCGTCCGCTCGCTGCTGCAGCTCACCGACAACATCGACGGCGCCGCCATCGTGCCGCCGGCGGATACGGTGCGCCATGACGGCGATGATCCCTATCTCGTCGTCGCCGCCGACAAGGGCACGGCGACCTTCTCCGACACCGCCAATGCGCTCTCCATCGAGAAGGGCCACTGGCTGGGCGATGCCTTCGCCTCCGGCGGCAGCCAGGGCTACGACCACAAGAAGATGGGCATCACCGCCCGCGGTGCCTGGGAGGCGGTGAAGCGCCACTTCCGCGAGATGGGCACCGATATCGGCACGACGCCCTTCACCGTTGTCGGTGTCGGCGACATGTCCGGCGACGTCTTCGGCAATGGCATGCTGCTGGAGAAGACCATCAAGCTGGTCGCCGCCTTCGACCATCGCGACATCTTCCTCGATCCCTCGCCGGATCCCGCGGCCGCCTTTGCCGAGCGCCAGCGTCTCTTCGACCTGCCGCGCTCGTCCTGGGCGGACTACGACAAGAGCCTGATCTCCGCCGGCGGCGGCGTCTTCCCGCGCTCGGCCAAGTCCATCAGGCTCTCGCCGGAAGTGCAGGCCGCCATCGACCTCCACAAGGGCGAGGCAACGCCGCAGGAGGTGATGAACGCCATCCTGAAGGCGCCGGTCGACCTCCTGTGGTTCGGCGGCATCGGCACCTATGTCCGCGCCTCCTCGGAGACGGATGAACAGGCCGGCGACCGCGCCAACGATCCGATCCGCATCACTGGCGCGGACATCCGGGCCAAGGTGGTAGGCGAGGGCGCCAATCTCGGCATGACCCAGAAGGGCCGCATCGAGGCGGGTCGCCGCGGCGTTCGCCTCAACACCGACGCCATCGACAACTCGGCCGGCGTCAACACCTCGGACGTCGAGGTGAACATCAAGATCGCGCTGACGACGCCCGAGCGCGACGGCCGCCTGTCGCAGGAGGCGCGCAACACCCTGCTCGCCGAGATGACCGATGATGTCGGCCGCCTCGTGCTGCGCAACAACTACCTGCAGACGCTGGCGCTCTCGCTCGCCCAGCGCCGCGGGCTCGACGATCTCGGCTTCCAGCAGCGGCTGATGCAGACGCTGGAGGCTCAGGGCAAGCTTGACCGGGCCGTCGAGTACCTGCCCGACGAGATGGAGCTCGCCGAGCGCCGCCGCCGCGGCGAGCCGCTGACACGGCCGGAACTGGCCGTGCTGCTCGCCTATGCGAAGCTCGACCTCTACGACGACCTGCTCGCCTCCTCGGTGCCGGACGACCCGTATCTCGCCCGCGAACTCGTGCGCTACTTCCCGCGGCCGGTCCAGGAGCGCTTCCCCGACGCGATCGAGAGCCATCGCCTCCGGCGCGAGATCATCGCCACCGGCCTCTCCAACTCGATGATCAACCGCGGCGGGCCGGCTTTCGTCACCCGCCTCATCGACCAGACCGGCGCGGATGTCGCCACCATCGCCTCGGCCTTCGCGGCCGTGCGCGATGCCTATGGCATGACGGCGCTGAACACCGAGCTGGACGGCCTCGACAACCGCATCCCCGGCAGCCTGCAACTCGAGCTCTATGCGGCGATCCAGGACCTGTTGATCGATCGCGTCATCTGGTTCATCCGCAATGTCGACCTCACCCATGGCCTTGCCGATGTCGTGGCGCATTACCGCGCCGGCATCGAGGCTGTGGCCGCGAGCCTCGACACCGCCTTGCCGGGCGATGCCGCGACGGTCCGCAACGCCCGGACCGAGGAGCTGCGCGCCGCCGGCGTGCCCGATCCGCTAGCCGGCGTTCTCGCGAGCCTCGACCAGCTCGCGGCGGCCCCGGACATCGTGGCGGTCGCCGACCAGACCGGTCGCGGCGTTGCGGAGGTCGCGGCGACCACCTTCGCCGCCTCGGCCCTGTTCCGCCTCGACCAGATGAAGGCGGCGGCGCGGGCCATCACCGTCACCGACTATTTCGACCGCCTCGCCCTCGACCGGGCGCTCGATTCCATCGCCGATGCCGAGCGGCGGATCGCGGCCGACATGGTGGCGGGCGGCGCCTCGGGCACCGCCGCGGTGGAGGCCTGGATGGGGGTCCATGGCGGCCGGGCCGAGCGCATCCGCACGGCGGTGTCCGACATTGCCGGCTCCGGCCTCACCGTGTCGAAGGCGACGGTGGCGGCCAGCCTCCTCGGTGATCTCGTCCGCGGATGA
- a CDS encoding peroxidase-related enzyme (This protein belongs to a clade of uncharacterized proteins related to peroxidases such as the alkylhydroperoxidase AhpD.), giving the protein MAKPEPIKSAEKPRPAPKAEPIIALDLAPAPLDAETEAYFRKCVEKIGFVPNVLLAYTHDLAKLKAFSAMYNDLMLAPSGLSKLEREMIAVAVSSVNRCFYCLTAHGAAVRQLSGDPELGELMVMNYRAAKLDARQRAMLDFAVKLTEAPWTIDEPDREALRKAGFSEKDIWDIAATASFYNMSNRMASATDMRPNPEYHGTAR; this is encoded by the coding sequence GTGGCAAAGCCCGAGCCGATCAAGAGCGCCGAGAAGCCGCGCCCGGCACCGAAGGCGGAGCCCATCATCGCGCTGGACCTCGCGCCGGCCCCCCTCGACGCCGAGACCGAGGCCTATTTCCGCAAATGCGTCGAGAAGATCGGCTTCGTGCCCAACGTGCTGCTCGCCTACACGCACGATCTCGCCAAGCTCAAGGCCTTCTCGGCCATGTACAACGACCTCATGCTGGCCCCCTCGGGGCTCAGCAAGCTGGAGCGCGAGATGATTGCGGTCGCCGTGTCGTCGGTGAACCGCTGCTTCTACTGCCTCACCGCCCATGGCGCCGCGGTGCGCCAGCTCTCCGGCGACCCGGAACTCGGCGAGCTCATGGTGATGAACTACCGGGCGGCGAAGCTCGATGCCCGCCAGCGCGCCATGCTCGACTTCGCCGTCAAGCTGACGGAAGCGCCCTGGACCATCGACGAGCCCGACCGCGAGGCCCTGCGCAAGGCCGGGTTCTCGGAGAAGGACATCTGGGACATCGCCGCGACGGCCTCCTTCTACAACATGTCCAACCGCATGGCTTCGGCGACGGACATGCGGCCCAATCCGGAGTATCACGGCACGGCGCGCTGA
- a CDS encoding LON peptidase substrate-binding domain-containing protein, translating to MATNVTYRGPADLPDVIPVFPLPGALLLPRGQLPLNIFEPRYLAMIDDAFLSGRRLIGMVQPVPADENAKRPSLAGVGCVGRITQLAETGDGRYMLSLSGIARFRVVEELPATTAYRQCRVDFEPFAGDFEARAGEGEVDRDGLLKTLKEFLDVNSLEADWEGIRTAPTETLVNALCMMSPWGIKEKQALLEAPDLKTRAALLVAVTEMALAKDKPASETQSLN from the coding sequence ATGGCCACCAACGTGACCTACCGGGGCCCGGCAGACCTGCCGGACGTGATCCCCGTCTTCCCGCTCCCGGGCGCCCTGCTGCTGCCGCGCGGGCAGCTCCCGCTCAACATTTTCGAGCCGCGCTACCTCGCCATGATCGACGATGCCTTCCTGTCGGGGCGTCGCCTGATCGGCATGGTGCAGCCCGTGCCCGCGGACGAGAACGCCAAGCGCCCGTCGCTGGCGGGCGTCGGCTGCGTCGGCCGCATCACCCAGCTCGCCGAGACCGGCGATGGCCGCTACATGCTGAGCCTGTCGGGGATCGCCCGCTTCCGCGTCGTGGAGGAACTCCCCGCCACCACCGCCTATCGCCAGTGCCGGGTCGATTTCGAGCCCTTCGCCGGTGATTTCGAGGCGCGGGCCGGCGAGGGCGAGGTCGACCGCGACGGCCTCCTCAAGACCCTCAAGGAGTTCCTCGACGTCAACAGCCTCGAGGCCGACTGGGAGGGGATCCGCACCGCCCCGACCGAGACGCTGGTCAATGCGCTCTGCATGATGTCCCCCTGGGGCATCAAGGAGAAGCAGGCGCTGCTGGAGGCCCCCGACCTCAAGACCCGCGCCGCCCTGTTGGTCGCCGTCACCGAGATGGCGCTCGCCAAGGACAAGCCCGCGAGCGAGACGCAGAGCCTCAACTGA
- a CDS encoding Trm112 family protein, producing MTEPTPETKTAVPQTRPGTVDPRLLEVLVCPVTKGPLEYDAAANELVSRAARLVYPIREGIPIMLPEEARPLED from the coding sequence ATGACCGAGCCGACGCCCGAGACCAAGACCGCCGTGCCGCAGACCCGGCCTGGCACGGTTGATCCGCGCCTGCTCGAAGTCCTGGTCTGCCCCGTCACCAAGGGCCCCCTGGAATATGACGCTGCGGCGAACGAGCTGGTCTCGCGCGCCGCCCGCCTCGTCTATCCGATCCGCGAGGGCATTCCGATCATGCTGCCGGAAGAGGCCCGGCCGCTGGAGGACTGA
- a CDS encoding RNA polymerase factor sigma-32 — protein sequence MAQAPGIGRILAKAAMNAPFLAREEEHDLAVRWKDGADEAALHRLAQSHMRLVIAIAARFRNYGLPMQDLIQEGHVGLLEAAARFEPSREVRFSTYATWWIRASIQDYILRNWSIVRGGTSSAQKALFFNLRRLRAQLSQTMGSGVGSAAIHQHIAQAVGVSVADVAVMDARLSANDMSLNAPSFEGDGQNSSERLDHLPDAAPPPDEVVGEAIDSDRRVRWLRDVLHVLSQRELDIIRARRLDEDQATLESLGARLGISKERVRQIESRAIEKLRKALVDRHPDATALV from the coding sequence ATGGCTCAGGCACCCGGCATCGGTCGCATCCTCGCCAAGGCGGCGATGAACGCCCCTTTCCTCGCGCGCGAGGAAGAACATGACCTCGCCGTGCGCTGGAAAGACGGCGCCGACGAAGCGGCGCTGCACCGGCTCGCCCAGTCGCACATGCGGCTGGTCATCGCCATCGCCGCCCGGTTCCGCAATTACGGCCTGCCGATGCAGGACCTGATCCAGGAAGGCCATGTCGGCCTGCTGGAGGCTGCGGCCCGCTTCGAGCCCTCCCGCGAGGTCCGCTTCTCCACCTATGCGACCTGGTGGATCCGCGCCTCGATCCAGGACTACATCCTGCGCAACTGGTCGATCGTGCGCGGCGGCACCTCGTCGGCCCAGAAGGCGCTGTTCTTCAACCTGCGGCGCCTCAGGGCCCAGCTGTCCCAGACCATGGGCTCGGGCGTCGGCTCGGCCGCCATCCACCAGCACATCGCCCAGGCGGTCGGTGTCTCGGTCGCTGACGTCGCCGTCATGGACGCCCGGCTCTCCGCCAACGACATGTCGCTCAACGCCCCGAGCTTCGAGGGTGATGGCCAGAACAGCAGCGAGCGGCTCGATCACTTGCCCGATGCGGCGCCCCCGCCGGACGAGGTGGTGGGCGAGGCCATCGACAGCGACCGCCGCGTGCGTTGGCTGCGCGACGTGCTGCACGTGCTCTCGCAGCGCGAACTCGACATCATCCGGGCGCGGCGGCTGGACGAGGACCAGGCGACGCTGGAGTCGCTCGGCGCCCGGCTCGGCATTTCCAAGGAGCGGGTGCGGCAGATCGAGAGCCGCGCCATCGAGAAGCTGCGCAAGGCGCTGGTGGATCGTCACCCCGACGCCACCGCCCTGGTCTGA
- a CDS encoding CarD family transcriptional regulator: MTVKKNAQTRQGFKTNEYIVYPSHGVGQIVSIEEQDIAGFKLELFVITFEKDKMTLRVPTAKIAQVGMRKLAEPDVMAKAMDVLKGRARVKRTMWSRRAQEYEAKINSGDLIAISEVVRDLFRSDAQPEQSYSERQLYEQALDRMARELAAVERVGEAEAVKMIEAQLAKGPRRGPAKAETEADDADESDEPEVEAA, translated from the coding sequence ATGACCGTGAAGAAGAACGCGCAGACCCGTCAGGGCTTCAAGACGAACGAATACATCGTCTATCCGTCCCACGGCGTCGGGCAGATCGTCTCCATCGAGGAGCAGGACATTGCCGGCTTCAAGCTCGAGCTGTTCGTCATCACCTTCGAAAAGGACAAGATGACGCTCCGGGTGCCCACCGCCAAGATCGCCCAGGTCGGAATGCGCAAGCTGGCCGAGCCCGATGTCATGGCCAAGGCCATGGACGTCCTCAAGGGCCGCGCCCGCGTCAAGCGCACCATGTGGTCGCGCCGCGCCCAGGAATACGAAGCGAAGATCAATTCCGGCGACCTGATCGCCATTTCCGAGGTCGTCCGTGACCTGTTCCGGTCGGATGCCCAGCCCGAGCAGTCCTACTCCGAGCGCCAGCTCTACGAGCAGGCCCTCGACCGCATGGCCCGCGAACTCGCGGCCGTCGAGCGCGTCGGTGAGGCCGAGGCCGTGAAGATGATCGAGGCGCAGCTCGCCAAGGGTCCGCGCCGCGGCCCGGCCAAGGCCGAGACCGAGGCGGACGACGCCGACGAGAGCGACGAGCCCGAGGTCGAGGCGGCCTGA
- the fdxA gene encoding ferredoxin FdxA, with amino-acid sequence MTYVVTENCIKCKYTDCVEVCPVDCFYEGENFLVIHPDECIDCGVCEPECPAEAIKPDTEPGLEKWLAINADFAVKWPNITQKRDALADAKEWDGKPGKESLLSPEPGSGD; translated from the coding sequence ATGACCTACGTGGTCACCGAGAACTGCATCAAGTGCAAGTACACGGACTGTGTGGAGGTCTGTCCGGTCGACTGCTTCTATGAGGGTGAGAACTTTCTCGTGATCCACCCGGACGAATGCATCGACTGCGGCGTCTGCGAGCCGGAATGCCCGGCCGAGGCGATCAAGCCGGACACCGAGCCGGGGCTGGAGAAGTGGCTGGCGATCAACGCCGATTTCGCCGTGAAATGGCCGAACATCACGCAGAAGCGCGACGCCCTGGCCGATGCCAAGGAATGGGACGGCAAGCCCGGCAAGGAGAGCCTCCTGTCGCCCGAGCCGGGCTCCGGCGACTGA
- the htpX gene encoding zinc metalloprotease HtpX, which yields MNYMKTAILLAAMTALFMGVGFLIGGQAGMLIALAVACAMNFWSYWGSDRAVLNMYGAQEVDQHSAPDLWQMTWEMTQRAGMPMPRLFIIHEDQPNAFATGRNPENAAVAVNTGLLNMLTREEVAGVVAHELAHIRNRDTLTMTITATLAGAVSMLANFAAFSGSSNDNRNGFGIIGTIAMMILAPLAASIVQMAISRSREYEADKLGAEICGNPMWLASALAKIAGGHAMTVNNTAEHNPQTAHMFIINPLSGERMDNLFSTHPDTGNRISALQQLAQAWGVGYLPPQAAAWGSRQARGPWG from the coding sequence ATGAACTACATGAAGACCGCCATCCTCCTCGCCGCCATGACCGCGCTCTTCATGGGCGTCGGCTTCCTCATCGGCGGCCAGGCCGGCATGCTGATCGCGCTGGCGGTGGCCTGCGCCATGAATTTCTGGAGCTACTGGGGCTCCGATCGCGCCGTGCTCAACATGTATGGCGCGCAGGAGGTCGACCAGCACAGCGCCCCGGACCTCTGGCAGATGACCTGGGAGATGACCCAGCGCGCCGGCATGCCCATGCCGCGGCTGTTCATCATCCACGAGGACCAGCCCAACGCCTTCGCCACCGGCCGCAATCCCGAGAATGCCGCGGTCGCCGTGAACACGGGCCTCCTCAACATGCTCACGCGCGAGGAGGTGGCGGGCGTCGTCGCCCACGAGCTCGCCCATATCCGCAACCGCGACACGCTGACCATGACCATCACCGCGACGCTCGCCGGTGCGGTCTCCATGCTCGCCAATTTCGCGGCCTTCTCGGGCAGCAGCAACGACAACCGCAACGGCTTCGGCATCATCGGCACCATCGCCATGATGATCCTCGCACCGCTGGCCGCCTCCATCGTGCAGATGGCGATCTCCCGCTCGCGCGAATATGAGGCGGACAAGCTTGGCGCCGAGATCTGCGGCAACCCGATGTGGCTCGCCTCGGCGCTCGCCAAGATCGCCGGCGGCCACGCCATGACGGTGAACAACACCGCGGAGCACAATCCGCAGACCGCGCACATGTTCATCATCAACCCGCTGTCCGGCGAGCGGATGGACAATCTGTTCTCCACCCATCCGGACACCGGCAACCGCATCTCCGCGCTGCAGCAGCTCGCCCAGGCCTGGGGCGTCGGCTACCTGCCGCCGCAAGCCGCCGCCTGGGGCTCGCGCCAGGCCCGCGGCCCCTGGGGCTGA
- a CDS encoding RsmB/NOP family class I SAM-dependent RNA methyltransferase: MSKFQGGKRPFFPARKPKAPPPPPPGLPARRRACDLVEAVLLRRRPLDEALEEPTDLSPLDRALARKIAATTLRRLGSIDRLLAERLAKGLPEGLPRLETVLRTAACQILFLDVPDYAAVDTAVRMVEANKKTQGFAGLTNAVLRGLARDREADLASLDPLDDLAPWLRERWIAAYGEATTRAMAAAVIHEPPLDLTVKADPAGWAQRLGGSLLPTGSVRLLPDGAVPDLGGFEDGAWWVQDAAAALPARLLGDVTGLAVADLCAAPGGKTAQLASAGARVTAVDRNARRLERLAENMARLKLDVTIRAVDALQLDGTYDAILLDAPCTATGTLRGHPDVMHLKSAADVDGLARLQARLLDRLADLLKPGGRAVYCTCSLEPDEGEAQIAALLAREQRLVVDPITPDEFPGIADFVTPAGHLRTLPSHWPHDEPRMAGLDGFFAARLKRIA, translated from the coding sequence ATGAGCAAGTTCCAAGGCGGCAAGCGCCCGTTCTTCCCGGCCCGCAAGCCCAAGGCCCCGCCGCCGCCCCCGCCCGGCCTGCCCGCACGGCGGCGCGCTTGCGACCTCGTCGAGGCGGTGCTGCTGCGCCGCCGCCCGCTCGACGAGGCGCTGGAGGAGCCGACGGATCTCTCGCCCCTCGACCGCGCGCTCGCCCGCAAGATCGCCGCGACGACTCTGCGCCGCCTCGGCTCCATCGATCGCCTGCTTGCAGAGCGCCTCGCGAAGGGCCTGCCCGAGGGCCTTCCGCGGCTAGAGACCGTGCTGCGCACCGCGGCCTGCCAGATCCTCTTCCTCGACGTGCCCGACTATGCCGCCGTCGACACGGCGGTGCGCATGGTCGAGGCCAACAAGAAGACGCAGGGCTTCGCCGGGCTCACCAATGCCGTGCTGCGTGGCCTTGCCCGCGACCGCGAGGCCGACCTCGCCAGCCTCGACCCGCTGGACGATCTCGCGCCCTGGCTGCGCGAGCGGTGGATCGCGGCCTATGGCGAGGCGACGACCCGCGCCATGGCCGCAGCCGTCATCCACGAGCCACCGCTGGACCTGACCGTCAAGGCGGACCCGGCCGGCTGGGCGCAGCGCCTCGGCGGCTCCCTGCTGCCGACAGGGTCCGTGCGCCTGCTGCCTGACGGCGCGGTGCCCGACCTCGGCGGCTTCGAGGACGGCGCCTGGTGGGTGCAGGACGCCGCCGCCGCCCTGCCCGCACGGCTGCTCGGCGACGTCACCGGCCTCGCCGTCGCCGACCTCTGCGCCGCCCCGGGCGGCAAGACCGCCCAGCTCGCCAGCGCCGGCGCCCGCGTCACCGCCGTCGACCGCAATGCGCGCCGCCTCGAACGTCTCGCCGAGAACATGGCGCGGCTGAAGCTCGACGTGACCATCCGCGCCGTCGACGCGCTGCAGCTCGACGGCACCTATGACGCCATCCTGCTCGATGCGCCCTGCACCGCCACCGGCACGCTGCGCGGCCATCCCGACGTCATGCACCTGAAGTCGGCCGCCGATGTGGACGGGCTCGCGCGCCTCCAGGCGCGGCTGCTCGACCGCCTCGCCGACCTGCTGAAACCGGGTGGCCGCGCGGTCTACTGCACCTGTTCGCTGGAGCCGGACGAGGGCGAGGCGCAGATTGCCGCACTGCTCGCACGGGAACAGCGCCTGGTGGTCGACCCCATCACCCCCGACGAGTTTCCCGGCATTGCCGATTTCGTCACGCCGGCAGGCCATTTGCGGACCTTGCCCAGCCATTGGCCGCATGATGAACCGCGCATGGCCGGTCTCGACGGCTTCTTTGCGGCCCGCCTGAAACGCATCGCCTGA